The genomic stretch taaacttttttttttctctaaaacaaTATGGACCAAAGCGATCCTTTTTCTCGGAGACGATAGAAAACCCACTCACACACCCAACTAATTAGATTGACGCAGAAGTCATTGAAAAACTGGCCATGAAAACAATCTAAGAGAGATCCATAAAAAGACCATGTTCAGCCAATTGGTGACAGCTAATCTGGACCAAAGCAATCCAACTCACCAAATAATGGGGTTGAAAAGTGCACTTTTCCCTTACTAATGTTGGTATAAAAACTCAGTTtttatttcatgtatggattgcACTCTAGcattgaagtttttttttttttttttttgaaaaacctAGCATTGAAGATTTAGCCGGCAGACGTGTGAAATGTAACAAGTATACAATACGCAAGATTGGACTGCTGCACATGATTGTAACCAGCCGTACACCATACGATCCGTGACCGACACGCAGCCGCCCCCTCCGACAGATAAGGAACCACGACGTCGTTTCCGTAAATGATCACAATTCTAAGCTTGGACCTGATCATGGTCAAGAACTGTTCGGGACGGCTTTCTACTTTCTTTATTTCAACGGAGAAAGAAAATCAACTTAGTCGAGGATTGAATCAAAAGATAATGACCTAAAGAAGATAGAATCATGAATATACACTCTAGATTTAGGATGCATTTAATAAAATTGAATCTGAAGACTGAAACAAGAAATCTGAATGTTTGAatgtattaaattattgaattgttaaattgatacatttgagtatatatcgtattaagtgataagtgaataacttattttttatatttgaaaGCAAGTTTTGCCTAGGAAATTCAATgatatttaattaattcagatgtttaattttttattattaaacgTATTTGAACATGTTAAAATCTGAATAGattaaatttaagtattgaattgggttatcaaacaaTGCATTAAAGTAGTGCCTAATTTAAGTGgcgaaacccaaaaaaaaaattcagtggGGGCCAAATCTGTTTGGATAGcggattatttgaaatattatttaaaataattactgaAACACTTTTTGTTatgtaatatatgtgaaataaaaatgtgtgttgaaaattgtgtttGTATGCAAGCAAATAATTTTTGATCAAATAATGGCTATCCAAAACTTTTTATTGTCTAGTCATCAAAATGCCTTTCTGCTTTTGATTCACATAAATAATGAAAACCTTTTACAAGATAATAACTTGTCAAAGCATTAAACGATTTGGGTGGAACTTCCAATTTAAAAGAActattttgaaatttgacataTTAAATTTACTATGAATGTTTTTATTGGCTTTATAGGTATTTCATTGAAAATGCACTaattacaaaaacaaaatctTAGAACTTGtatctacttgactttgttgtAACTGACTTGTAGAgttactaggaaaagaaaaataccaaCTTGCTAACATTTCAATGATGTAAGGTATGATTAATTGCTATACTAACAGGATAACTTCTAGATTGctgttaatttttttaaataaattatcTTTTTTTATCAATCAACAATGATTACCGGTTTTAAACAAATGGTAGAAGCAAAACTATTTTTACAGGTTGATATGATACTTTTGTTTGCCTGTGAGGCAAAATATTAAACtcaccattttttctttttcaaagttGCCAAATTTTTGTTCAATGATACAAGAGACAATAGGTGGTTAGCGGGGGTCAAACCCACTTGCCTTATTCTCATTTATTTTAGATTCTGCAAAATCTGATTTTAAAAAGTAATTACAAAGAATAAGAGTAAATCTTTCATGCACTGATAGTATCTACACTATCATCGttgaattcatgacatgtgtacaaaaattgaatttcaaattcaaattttgcataattgtcattcatccaatgatgatagtgtatacattgtcagtgtagaaaagattaatccgAAGAATAATTAGAATTATCGAAAACTACTATTTGGTTGATTATATGAATTTTTTGACTATTAATTATATCtataatcaattaaaataaatcaaTCGAAAACAAGTCAAGACTCAATCACCGCCTAATTTCGATTAGCGTGTATggatatatatgtatttatcaACATGTAAAAGATAAAAACAGAGAATCatattgcctttttcttttccaataaGAGAAAGCCATTTAACTTTTTAAGATATGTAACATTTTTCAATAGATAGGGAATGACTAAATGATTCAATGTAGGAATGAAATCCACTCAAAtgacacccaaaaaaaaaaaagacactcAAAATATGGAAATTAATAAAAGCAAATTGGTGCCACGCAAACTCAAAGAAACGGTCCAAGGACTTTGGGAGGCAACAaatcaattttttgtatttcatATAGCTTTCAATCTCATGTATCCAATACAAGTGGTGCTGCACAAATTCACAGAAATCGAAAAGTTAATTTATAATCTGGATGACTTAGTAGTCTTAGCCACATGGCGAAGCATAGTAACAGACTGACAAGTTCATTAATCAAGCAGTCTTAAATCATACCATGAGCTTAGTAAAACTTTAGACCAATTACACAGTGACACTTATTCAACTAATTAAATTAGTGATCAACATAAACACGACATGtgtgcaattaataaaattaagtaaattcGTAAAACTTATTTTTCTTCACAATTGAAGTAttaaaagagaaagaaattgCATGGAGTTGGGGtaaaaactggaaaaaaaagtaaaaaggaaagagaaaaaaatatagtGGCTAATATATGAAATTCTAAAGAGTGTCAGCAATAACAAATTTACATGATGCATTTGTAGATAAATATGGAAAAGTTTAAAATGTGAAATATGGAAATAGGaattttgcttgattttttttttttttttggttagagaATGAAACCATTTTATCCTTTATGGTAAAACTAAAATGATAAAACATAAAATGACATAACACCATAAGAAACCTCTAGATGAGAGGGATGGATGGGACAGTATGGGAGAAGAGAGTGTAAGTGCGAAGTCCCAAATTCGagacctctcacttacacttaaaaaatttcaaaaaaaaaaaaacataaggAACCTCTCACGTTATATATAGTGTAGATATTAAAACTTCGTTTATTATCTCTATGTTAAATCACACTAATCCACATTAAATATTCACTAATTTTGAACATTACAATGACTAATTGAGACAATGTACATTGGCGATTTCGGATGGAGATCTTCAGAGGATAAATTTGTGAAATGACTTGCTTTTTATTCTTTACACAAGTTAATTTCTTTCCAAACTTGCAAAAGAATTATTATCTCAACTATCAATTttactccaaaaaaaaagaactgcAAGAAAAGATTTccaatttgagaaaattttgcaCATAATACTCTCAAAAAAATGGAGATAagtaaagaaatgaaaaaagaaaaaacagaatgCAATTAGAGGTGCATCCAGATTTTGTTGACTAATGAGAAAATCAAGCTTTAATTTAATTTGCGTTAACAAAGTTTCATGACAGGTATTTTAGGATATCCAATAGGTGTTTAGCTGGCTTTTGTGGTTGCAAAACACATACCCATAGGGCAGAGGAGGTTTATGAAACTCTCTTTTATAGGAGATGTGCTTGCTATTACGTACCTAATCTACTCAATTCATATATGGGaaaatttaaccacaattaCTGAAATTATATTCATATTAAATATGCTTTAAGTAGACCTATTTCATTCCATAAGTATGTGATATATTTGGGATCACAATCACCAAAATCCATCTTTATTGAAGTATTATTTAAATAGATCCAATATATCTACTTACTGGCTAATGATATGTGGTGATATCACATCAAAACAGATATGTTTTGATTGGACATAGTTCTAAcgctttttatgatgtgatatgTATGTGacataaaaaagtaattgaaaaatgtattcatGATATAACGAAAAAAATTAGATAATGAGCTACCCAAACAAATGATATTAGTGCCACAAGGTGGAAGCATTTCAaaacatataaatatatgtgaaaATAGATGTAAAATAAACTTACAAATAAATGATCAACATCACAGCATAAAAAATACtacaatattatttttaaatgatattttcaaataatctcctgtcTAATCAAACCTACTAATATCACAATTCTCAATTTTTGGAGGCCATCTCTAAATTTCTCCCTTTACTTTTCAccattcaaattttacatagcaACCCCAATAACATAATTATTCCTGTACTAGCACTGAATCCCCCGAACACGGATACCTAGCAAATGACTAGACTTCCTTATAGGAAATTGACTGCCACATCGGAAAGTGACAACCCTAGACTTACATATTTGACACAATTGACGTAAAAGAAACTTGAAACTAGACTACCAAAACACTTTATTATGATCCTATCCAAGCTACATCAATTTAAATTTTGCAATCAAATGAATGAACGTATAAAACTTTGACACATAATCAAAATGGATTATCTAAGCTCGGGTTAATTGTTTGCGTGCAatattttgtggagtatttgATGAAGAATAGGTGAACATGTTTAATTTTTTCATCAACAGTAAACAAGTAAAATTGCACGAAAAATGCAAATTCCATTCATTACTACGTGTAAAGATAAAGATGCAAGCTAATTATAAGATCAAAATTGCACGTCTTCGCCTATATGATGACAAAATTGTTAATGGAGGGAGGTTCAGGCATAAGATGACATAAAAGGGGTGATCACAATGAACAGTTTCGTTTAAGGGAAACAATATAGACAATTAAACCAAATTTATATAATGTATTTTTCTCATGTGTCAAAGTTTTATACATTGACATTCGATTGCAAGGATTAAATTGACATGGTAACTAGTTTACGGGCAATATAAGCCATGTTGCCGAAGTTTACTGGCAAATAAATTTCTAGTTTTTTCATGTCAATTGTGTCCCATTTTGGCCTAGTAAGTCAGTAAGTAAGTCGGTCAATTTCCTTGAAGTCAAGTCATATTAAGGTTTTCTGCCTTGACCGTTTAGTACTTgtacatttttttctttgtgtAGAAAACCTCCAGTCCTCATTACTTGTACAAATATGTTAAATGTGTCACTGGGGCTTCGATTTGAAATTGGAAGAGTGAAGAATATAGAGAGAAATTTAGAGAAAGCTTCCGAAACTGAGAACTGTGAGTTTATTGTTTTAGAATTTTGAGTTGAATTTGTTGAGTATTTATTTTGTTGAGTTTAGTTTACTCCTCTTGTCACATGTATTTATATATGTCAAAAACCTTCTATCGTgtatggcttttttttttttttccttgccaACAATTAGCATCGTTTGGATTGAAGGAataaaaagggaaggaaaaataaaggaaaggacatcaatgaaaaaaagaaagaacaagaaaGAACAGCACAAGAAAATAATTTCCACCCATTTGGTTTGGATTGAATatgaaaggaaaagagagaagatgttcaaattttgtttgaattgaggaaggaaaagaaaagaaaggaaaataattaAGTGTATTTAACTGTGAAGGACGAGAAAGAGACAAATTTTCGAAAaactttaaatattttattagaTTTGATTCTCTTTCCCTTAGTTTCTATATACTTTTAAACGAAACCATAacttaataaaataattaaatcattCCCCAacctatcctttctttttctcttcaaaaatcaatccaaacaagaaaaatcaaaatcccTCCcattcctctcttttctcttctctCTGAATCCGTCGATCCAAACGGTGGGTGCACGAAACCAGCCATAGTGTTCATTCCTTCTTAGTTGAGTGGATTGCTTCAACCTTAACCATATAGAATACACGCTATGGCATGAGGGATCTACCtaaatacattttcttttcatctcTATAGTGCATgggtcaattttattttgcaaccTCGAATTATATTCTTATTTTACTTTGGTTTCTATACTAATGTTTAGAATACTTTATTgtgtatatacactgtcagtataaaaaaaattaattctacCTTATTTTGTAAAATTCTAAACTCATCACAGGATGGTCCATATGTATTAACAGAATATTCTAGTTTTCGTAAAAAAGGCAATTGTGACTCGCAACAATTCCATTAGCCTATATTGCATTTCATAATTGTTGACTTTTACGGCATTTCACTAACGACGAGACTAATGTGAAATGATTTTAAGACTTTAGAGAATAAAGTAAAGAACTCTAAACTAAAATTTAAATACCAAAATAGAAATTAGAGTATAATTGAAGGGTGCAAAATAAGATATATACAAAGATGAACTTTATTTAAAGGAGGAGTGAAAAGTTCAAGAAAAGCCCTTTTATATCCCCTTCCGATCCACGCGATGAAAGTAGTAGAAGCAGCACTGGACCTACTTTGTTAATTTCATCTTTTTTTGTGTGAAGATTCCTGCAGTCAAAGCCAATTAAACAGTGAACTACTTCGAAACTGAAAGAAATCTTTTCAATTCATTTCCAAAGCCGCCTGATCCTCCTCGTATATAAATTCCTCGTGGGGGAATGCGTAGAATACAGAGTCATGCCATAATAACAGTCCATTGGCTCTTTTCTGCTTCTGCTGCTGCAgcacttttctctctttctcttcacGCCAAGCAAAATCAATGGCTACATTCTTGAAATCTACCCACATCTCAACTGATCAAGAAACCATCTTCAACACAAAATTCAAATCTTCAATCCCAAAACTCTCGTACCCTTCATGGTATTCACCAGAAACTGGAATTTACCATAGCAAACACCCTTCCGTCACCCTTCCTTCAGACCCTTTTCTTGATGTTGTTTCCTTCATCTTTTCACATGAACACAGTGGTCAAACAGCCCTGATTGATTCTTCATCAGGGTTTTCTCTATCGTACTCGAAAATCTTCCCTTTGGTGAAATCCGTCGCCAGTGGATTACACCAAATGGGAGTATCTCAAGGGGATGTTGTTCTGATTTCGCTTCCGAATTCGATTCACTTCCCCATTGTTTTTCTTGGGATTTTGTCCCTTGGAGCAATTGTCACTGCTATCAATCCTTTGAGTAGTCTGTCAGAGGTTAAAAAACTAGTTCTAGATTGTAAACCATCTTTTGGCCTTTGCCTGCCTGAGAAAGTTGATGAATTGAGTGCATTTGGATTTCCTGTAATTGGGGTGCCAAATACTGAATCTTTGATGCCAAATTCAAAGGTCTGTCGAAATTCTGATTTTTATAAGCTGATTTCCAGTGATCCAAAATTGGCTCCAAGGCCTAAAATTAATCAGCAAGATACTGCAGCAATATTGTATTCATCAGGGACCACTGGTACTTGTAAAGGAACTATCTTAACTCATGGTAATTTTATAGCCATGGTTGTTCTTTTTGTTAGATTTGAGGCCTCCACTTACTGCGATTTGCCTTCGGAGAATGTATATTTGGCTACTTCGCCAATGTTCCACATTTATGGACTTTCACTTTTTGTTATGGGATTGTTATCACTGGGGACTACTATTGTTGTTATGAGAAAATTTGATGCTGATCAATTGGTTAGAGTGATTGATAAATATGGTGTTACTCATTTTCCAACGGTTCCTCCTGTATTGATGAAATTGACAAGTAGAGCAAAGGATGCATCTGACGGTAGTTTGAAGAGCTTAAGACAGGTTTCATGTGGAGCTGCTCCTGTGATTGCAAAATGCATTGAGGACTTTGTTCAGACGCTTCCTCATGTAGATTTTATTCAGGTAGTATTTGCTAGTGTTTGATTCTTATTCTACCATTAACAGTACTCACAAGGCGTACCTTTGAATTTGGTTTTAGTTCAGACGCATTGGGTAAAAGGAAATGGGGTCTACGATAAAAGAACCATCATGTGGTTTTTGGGCAACCTTGCAATACGTTTGGCGTGAGGctcaaaaacaaaagcaaatgaaTCTGAATTTTTCTAAGATTTCTCTTTATCTTATAAAAAAGAGACAGTCAGTTATGGGATATTACAGATTTTTAAGTTTAATAAATCCAGCTTGTCCGTTATTGCTCTGTACATATCCTAGTAATCTGTGTTTCAGGTAAGTTTAGAAATGTTGTTCATATGAATAGTCTTTCTCAGGGCTATGGCATGACTGAGTCAACTGCAGTGGGAACCCGCGGGTACAACACAGAAAACTTTTACAAGTACAGTTCTGTAGGACTTCTGGCTCCAAATGCACAAGCTCGGGTGGTGAATTGGACTACTGGTTGCTCCTTACCTCCTGGCAGCACTGGCGAGCTCTGGCTACGTTCCCCTGGCACGATGAAAGGTACTAATTAGTTTCTGAAATTGTTTTTTGTATCTACATTTAGGTGATTGTAGCTTTGGCTGCATTATTTTGTATCATCTCACTATGTACTATGTTGTATTGGTATTGTAAATTCCTGTTTTTTGGAACTGCATTTACTGTTAAATTGGAGTCTGTCATGAAATTTAAGTCTTCAGTTACGAGTTTGACTTTAATACCATGTTATTTAACTTCAGTTGAGAATTGACTTGAATAATAATCAATGGCTGGAGTTTTAATGACTTGTTTAAACCTCATCATGTCCATGCTTTCTTAGCTTGCTTTATTGGTTATGCCATTATTTTTTGTCGTTTCACACAGCTTGTATACAGCATAGCGTCTATTGTGCTGTTATGTCATGATAAAGGACTAATACTGCTACTATTCTAGTCAATGGAAATACCTCAAAGCAGCCTATATCATGGCTTTTTTTGCTGCCTTAGTGACTGACAATATTAAATAATTGCACTTGACATGTAGGGTACTTGAACAATGATGAAGCGACCAAGTCTACAATTGAGAAAGATGGATGGCTGCATACAGGAGacattgtttattttgatgaagATGGATACTTGTATGTTGTAGATAGATTGAAAGAAGTTATCAAATACAAAGGCTTCCAGGTATGCTTGTATATTGATTCTCATccttttttcagttttgatgaAAGATTTCAAGTTCCTCGCCTAGGGATATCTGTGTATTGCTCGATATTTGTAAATTTTGAACCATATCTTACACTATAATCGGCTTTGGTTTTTCTCCCATGCCTATGGAGTCTGTTGAGAAATTGTTTCAAATCCATATGTAGTTGCAAAATTTGTACTTTTGCCTTTTCTTCAGTACTTGTGTGTACGGTTGTGTGGCTTCTCATGTTTTGCAGATTGCGCCAGCTGACCTTGAGTCTGTGTTGATGTCTCATCCAGAAATTGTTGATGCTGCTGTCACAGGGTGAGTTGTTTGACCGCCAATTCCTTGAACTTCTCCTATCAAATTGCATGCCCACCAGTGATCTTCTTTAAATTGTTGAATTGTGTTTATTATGATGTTCATGTTCAAGAAAATTGGCAATAAGTTCAGTAGCTCTAATTACAAATAGCCTCAAGTTTGCTGATCTTAGTAGTCCTGATTCCTCATTGGTATATGTGCTTCTCCAAAGAAATccttgttttgaaaatttttttttttttcgtttcaaTCATGTAGGGCAAGGGATGAAGAAGCTGGAGAGATTCCAGTGGCATTTGTAGTCAGGAAGGAAGGAAGTACACTTTCTGAAGCAGCTGTGATAGAATTCGTTGCAAAGCAGGTAATGAATTTTCTTCAAGAATGCTTCAGAAGAGCAAAAGAGTTTCTATCGATCATCGATCTGACTTCATTTTTGGCAGGTTACACCATACAAGAAGATCAGAAAGGTGAATTTCATAGCTTCAGTACCAAGATCTGCAGCTGGAAAGATTCTTAGGAGGACCTTAAGACCCTTGTTACTTTCCAGAGTTTAGTCCTTTTTCCAAAGTGTCAATAGCTAGGCTGTAACCTTCAAGAATGAAATTTCAATGGACTTTTCACAGGGACATACTCCTTGGAATGTCATAAAAGTCAATAGTTAGTTCAAGAAATTTGTAGCTCCATTCATTGGATTTTGGCGGTCATTTCATGTTAATAGTTTTTCCCTCATAGTGGATCTTCTTAGAAGATTACACTCTTCCCCCACTCCATCTTATATGTGATGGTACCTGTAATCTTAAGCTCAGGGGTTAAGGTATCTGTAATTATGACAAGATTTCAATGACAGTTAGTGAAAAAAGATTTCAATGGtgattattttatttgtttgtatcgtcaacacatttttttaattatctttttatcttatatacatcatatcaaaaaagtgttataatattttttttttcaaaaaattattccaaataatctactatccaatATCTAGACAAATTGGGCAGCTCCTTAACCTCAATGTGCTTTTGGGTCCTAAAGGGATGAATATGATGGGCTCTTACAATGGGCTGTAGCAACTTTTCCAATTATTACTAATAAAACAAAGCATTGTGAGAAACAACTAAGCGTGAAAAGCCCACGATCCATGTTATGTTAGATCTTTTGAGCCAACCCAAAAAACTTATGCCATGCAATTGAATTCTTGCTTTTGACTGAAAGAAGAAGAATTCTTACTTGAAATCGAGCAACTTGCaagtagaggtgtcaaaatgggtgacttgggcgggtttgggttgggtaaaatgagTAATGgatataagtgagtcaactcatttatatccatttaattagatgggtataaatgggtaagtcacaaaatgaattgggtaacataattacccatttataacccatttattttaactttttgcaaactcatttaaattcatttttgcaaactaagttatcaatttataccactctttgtacccatcattagttttaaatatttacttatattgttcaataaacttaattaccaattttttttcatttatactctatgtcacaaaattacctattatttaataattgaataataagaatataaaaatttgaactaagtactataaaaattaatataaaaacttaatccaaaaattttgaacccctaacatttttttcatatataaatttaaaatttcattttataaagataagaaaataggctaaaatttatcataaattggtaatgctaaaaaatgagcaagttaacaaactatgagaaaataaaataataagataaaaccaacaaataataataataataataatgaaacaaaaatagttaacatcatgacaaaatgaaaaatttgaaaaaaaaaaggtgggggaaaataagagacttggggggaagagaattctaaatgggttcattgggtttgatgggttatccaataatacccatttatttaaatgggtattattgggtaatccatttatacccatatacaaaaatttaaaatacccatacccatctattcatgggcgagtatgggtaaatttagttaagtgggttgatttgccacctctacttGCAAGGTTATTTTGCTTTAAACAAAAAATCTTACAAGTCATTTTTAAGTTTTCAAAAAACTTGCTCAACACTTCCATTTGTTTACCTAGCATATTACTTTATCGGTCCCAACTTAATAATATATGACTTCAGTGAATTCGCTAGACATTTGGGTTCGGACTTCAGACTCACATTATGAAGTTCGTATTCGATTCATAAATTCTAAACTCTTAATGAATACATAATGATTTATTATtacataattatataaaaattataaaccaTATAGGTAACAAAATATATCGGCATTAATAATACAAATcattaatgaaaaaataaaaatatttgtaTACTATTCTAATTCCATCTTAGGAGTCAAAAATATTGAATTGATAAGATAATTTTTCCAAGATTTTAACGCCTATTCAAATTTAGGTCAAATGACTAGTAGCAAACTTTGATACTTGAAACCTGATAGGTTTGATGTACGCATTCGTTAATACATATAACTTACACTTTATTTACCATGTAAATGCACAAATCAACATTTTATTGCACCactatatttatatttttttttctaaattaaCTTAACTTTtacatgaaaaaaaataaacaaatcaaTAAAACTTCTAATTTCTTTAAAGAGTAAGCTAAATCCTTCTTCCATATCTTCCTTCAAGAAAACCAAGGGAACTTTTAATTTGCCAGATCAATAGCCACGGCTCAAGCTGATTATCTTATAGTGGGTAAATGTACTCACTGTCATGTTTTATCTTATAGCTACGGcatgtgtgtttggattgtaagttatttgagatatttttactgtagcactttttgtaatgtgatgtatgtgagataaaaaggtaattgggaagataaaaaggtgtattggaaattgtaattgtgatttaagcaaatatatttgggcaaataacttacaatccaaacacataaAAAGGTTCGGATACGAAATCTAGGATTTTGACCCGTATTTGATCTGGACCCGaataatatattaataattataaaatataaatatttttaaatacatttttttttaccaaattaaCAATATAGTAATAACTTTGTAAATTGATTTGTGGTTAGTTTTAAATTGACTATTACGAGTTATTTGTGATTTAGTtttgtaatttgatttgttaagTTTGGAAATTGGATTTGTGATTGgtttttgaatttaattttggaaTGTTTACATTTGGAGCTTTTATTTCCGAGTAGATCCGAACCCGACGTCGGATCCGTCGGATCCGGTTCTGGAACTCTAAGGTCAATACTCGTCGGATATATGGATCGGGTCCGAATCTATTACCTAAAAAATGGGTTTGGATTAGgaattttcaatttcgatcCGAACTTGAACCCAACCCATTGATACCCctacaaaagaaattgaaaaaataaaaaaaaatgaagtgctGATAAGAAGCAAGAGACCAACG from Coffea eugenioides isolate CCC68of chromosome 8, Ceug_1.0, whole genome shotgun sequence encodes the following:
- the LOC113780115 gene encoding 4-coumarate--CoA ligase-like 6, with amino-acid sequence MATFLKSTHISTDQETIFNTKFKSSIPKLSYPSWYSPETGIYHSKHPSVTLPSDPFLDVVSFIFSHEHSGQTALIDSSSGFSLSYSKIFPLVKSVASGLHQMGVSQGDVVLISLPNSIHFPIVFLGILSLGAIVTAINPLSSLSEVKKLVLDCKPSFGLCLPEKVDELSAFGFPVIGVPNTESLMPNSKVCRNSDFYKLISSDPKLAPRPKINQQDTAAILYSSGTTGTCKGTILTHGNFIAMVVLFVRFEASTYCDLPSENVYLATSPMFHIYGLSLFVMGLLSLGTTIVVMRKFDADQLVRVIDKYGVTHFPTVPPVLMKLTSRAKDASDGSLKSLRQVSCGAAPVIAKCIEDFVQTLPHVDFIQGYGMTESTAVGTRGYNTENFYKYSSVGLLAPNAQARVVNWTTGCSLPPGSTGELWLRSPGTMKGYLNNDEATKSTIEKDGWLHTGDIVYFDEDGYLYVVDRLKEVIKYKGFQIAPADLESVLMSHPEIVDAAVTGARDEEAGEIPVAFVVRKEGSTLSEAAVIEFVAKQVTPYKKIRKVNFIASVPRSAAGKILRRTLRPLLLSRV